One genomic region from Nostoc sphaeroides encodes:
- a CDS encoding AmpG family muropeptide MFS transporter, with protein MREMQALRQAVQSRKMGALLLLGFASGLPLFLTSRTLQLWMQDAKVDIGKITLFGLLALPYSLKFLWSPLLDRFIPPVLGGRRGWLVITQLGLALAIALLALQQPAQNDQVLQVLAINCLIITFLSSTQDIAGDAYRTDILNPLESKTGASVWVLGYRLALFITSSLALVLADHIPWNGVYLLMAALMAGSILTTLWAPAEPKIQGNTQKAAPLSFKDVIFLLFITVLVVGLIGGVFVGFISLPVFYWLLATLILAWIVTSLLLPTDLLGEVREDSPPQNLQEAIFLPFKEFFHRFGLPQASVILVFIILYKLGDSLVGITANLFLREISFTKTEIGAIQAGMGFLATTVGVLVGGVILTRINLNRSLWIFGILQLFSNLGYYALAVAGKDYSLLVLAVNIENFSAGLVTVATVAFLMNLCNHRFTTTQFALFSSLMAISRDVLSAPAGDWAKATGWPSFFLLTLVAALPGLLLLPLVAPWNPQPVAVSRPGLEEEEEDIWGIK; from the coding sequence ATGAGAGAAATGCAAGCACTGCGACAAGCTGTCCAAAGTCGTAAGATGGGTGCTTTGTTATTGCTAGGTTTTGCATCTGGGTTGCCGTTGTTTTTAACAAGTAGAACGTTGCAGTTGTGGATGCAAGATGCCAAAGTTGATATAGGGAAAATTACTTTATTTGGTCTGCTGGCTTTACCTTATTCCCTAAAATTCTTATGGTCACCTTTATTAGATAGATTTATACCGCCAGTTCTGGGAGGAAGGCGGGGTTGGCTAGTAATCACGCAACTGGGATTAGCATTAGCGATCGCACTTCTAGCATTACAACAGCCTGCCCAAAATGACCAAGTACTACAAGTACTGGCAATCAACTGTCTGATCATCACTTTTTTAAGTTCCACCCAAGACATTGCCGGTGATGCCTACCGCACGGACATTTTAAATCCCTTAGAATCCAAAACAGGTGCATCAGTTTGGGTTCTAGGCTATCGTTTAGCCCTGTTTATTACCAGTTCCTTAGCTTTGGTATTAGCAGATCATATCCCTTGGAATGGTGTTTACTTACTCATGGCAGCTTTAATGGCAGGGAGTATACTGACAACTTTATGGGCACCAGCAGAACCAAAGATCCAAGGCAACACACAAAAAGCTGCACCCCTATCTTTCAAAGATGTCATTTTTCTGCTATTTATAACTGTGTTAGTAGTTGGATTAATTGGAGGTGTATTTGTCGGCTTTATCTCTCTACCTGTATTCTATTGGCTATTAGCAACTTTGATATTAGCCTGGATAGTCACATCTTTGTTATTACCGACAGACTTATTAGGTGAGGTAAGAGAAGATAGTCCGCCCCAAAATTTACAAGAAGCAATTTTCCTACCATTCAAGGAATTCTTTCACCGATTTGGGCTTCCTCAAGCCAGCGTCATCCTAGTTTTTATCATCCTCTATAAGCTAGGTGATTCTTTGGTGGGAATCACAGCGAATTTATTTTTGCGGGAAATCAGTTTTACTAAAACTGAGATTGGGGCAATTCAAGCTGGAATGGGCTTTCTAGCGACGACAGTCGGCGTATTAGTCGGTGGCGTCATTCTGACTAGAATTAACCTCAATCGCAGTCTATGGATATTTGGCATACTGCAATTATTTAGTAACTTGGGTTATTATGCGTTAGCGGTTGCGGGCAAAGATTATTCGCTTTTAGTGTTGGCAGTGAACATCGAAAACTTCAGTGCTGGATTAGTCACAGTTGCTACAGTTGCATTTTTAATGAACCTTTGTAACCACCGCTTTACAACTACTCAGTTTGCTTTATTCTCTAGCTTAATGGCTATTAGTAGAGACGTTCTTTCAGCTCCTGCCGGAGATTGGGCTAAAGCCACGGGCTGGCCCTCATTTTTCTTGCTAACCCTAGTAGCAGCCTTACCTGGATTGCTACTCTTACCGTTAGTTGCCCCCTGGAACCCTCAGCCAGTGGCAGTATCCAGACCAGGACTTGAGGAAGAAGAAGAGGATATATGGGGAATCAAGTAG
- a CDS encoding ABC transporter permease codes for MGNQVVIAVGTFILLLTGLLLGYVLSQLVLGYLPFNLLTFFGTLSLILIFGTLYYVLFWQLRRDQSRPSTINQGIPNQVDDGGSDSYLKNRLIAKLSGDTAAAERLIEQAKETYPGMPENWYCERVLDDLERDRQ; via the coding sequence ATGGGGAATCAAGTAGTTATTGCTGTCGGCACATTTATTCTCTTACTCACTGGTTTATTACTTGGGTATGTTCTCTCACAGTTAGTTCTAGGATATCTACCATTTAACCTCCTAACTTTTTTTGGAACACTCAGCCTAATTTTAATTTTTGGTACACTTTATTACGTTTTATTTTGGCAGTTGCGGAGAGATCAGTCCCGGCCATCAACTATAAATCAAGGGATACCAAACCAGGTAGACGATGGTGGATCTGATAGCTATCTCAAAAACAGGCTAATCGCTAAATTATCCGGTGACACTGCGGCAGCCGAACGGTTAATTGAACAGGCAAAGGAGACTTATCCTGGGATGCCGGAGAATTGGTATTGCGAAAGAGTACTCGATGACTTAGAGCGCGATCGCCAATAG
- a CDS encoding GNAT family N-acetyltransferase, giving the protein MSEQLLAGYIIRRGSTLERSLLLKFMQRTYEDLFPNEDFSHLEQTVKQYFSSNTPLWWVEEEEQGAGSREQGEQGRQNYCPIPNAQFPMPNSPIACLWVGNAIDQVQGNRHAHIFILYVVPEHRRRGIGTALMQYVENWAIQRGDRQIGLQVFQSNKPALNLYNQLGYQTQSLWMVKFLSAEK; this is encoded by the coding sequence GTGTCTGAGCAACTACTAGCTGGATATATTATTCGCCGTGGCTCTACTTTGGAGCGATCGCTGTTGCTTAAATTCATGCAGCGAACTTACGAGGATCTCTTTCCCAATGAGGATTTCTCCCACCTAGAGCAAACAGTTAAACAATACTTTTCTAGTAATACCCCCTTGTGGTGGGTAGAAGAAGAGGAGCAGGGAGCAGGGAGCAGGGAGCAGGGGGAGCAGGGGAGGCAGAACTATTGCCCCATTCCCAATGCCCAATTCCCAATGCCCAATTCCCCCATAGCCTGCCTCTGGGTGGGCAATGCCATAGATCAAGTGCAAGGTAATCGTCATGCTCATATTTTTATCCTCTACGTTGTACCAGAACATCGGCGACGGGGTATTGGTACAGCCTTAATGCAATATGTGGAAAATTGGGCTATTCAAAGAGGCGATCGCCAGATTGGATTACAAGTGTTTCAATCTAACAAACCCGCATTAAATCTTTACAATCAGTTAGGTTATCAAACCCAATCCCTGTGGATGGTAAAATTCCTGAGTGCGGAAAAATAA
- a CDS encoding HEAT repeat domain-containing protein: MYDEDDLSLLDIEEELESPLDKIEPLTAESVVAKPDPEVMLALLENPQAQQRMLAARAFCDIEDARATPHLIRLLSDTCPLVRVSAAYGLGRNPSSEAVNPLIAQLNSDWNGYVRKGVVWALGNCRDRRSLPPLADALRSDISAVRLWAASALAQMAEVGYEAVIGAIPPLIEALVKDPVAAVRSNSAWAIGQLCRELPSNVIYATAIDALIQAFAEDQDLGVRADAKASLLGVGDPRGLQLIETLEQEGWF; encoded by the coding sequence ATGTATGACGAAGACGATCTAAGCCTACTAGATATTGAGGAGGAGCTAGAAAGCCCCCTAGATAAAATAGAGCCGCTAACTGCCGAATCAGTTGTGGCAAAACCAGATCCAGAAGTGATGCTAGCCCTGCTGGAAAATCCCCAGGCCCAGCAAAGAATGTTAGCAGCGCGTGCTTTTTGTGATATAGAAGATGCGCGTGCTACCCCGCATCTGATTCGCCTGTTAAGTGATACCTGTCCCTTAGTGCGGGTGAGTGCAGCCTATGGCCTCGGACGCAATCCTAGTTCAGAGGCAGTGAATCCGTTAATTGCTCAACTAAACAGTGATTGGAACGGCTATGTGCGTAAAGGCGTTGTTTGGGCTTTAGGAAACTGTCGCGATCGCCGTTCTTTACCGCCCCTAGCAGATGCCCTCAGAAGTGACATTTCCGCAGTGCGTTTGTGGGCTGCTAGCGCCTTAGCACAAATGGCAGAAGTGGGTTATGAAGCAGTTATAGGGGCAATACCACCATTAATTGAAGCCTTAGTCAAAGATCCCGTAGCAGCAGTGCGGAGTAACAGTGCTTGGGCAATTGGTCAACTGTGCCGCGAACTGCCTTCTAATGTAATTTATGCCACAGCGATCGACGCCTTAATTCAAGCCTTTGCTGAAGACCAAGATTTAGGAGTCCGGGCAGACGCCAAAGCCTCACTGTTAGGAGTGGGTGATCCCCGTGGTTTACAGCTGATTGAAACCTTGGAACAAGAAGGATGGTTTTAA
- a CDS encoding phosphomannose isomerase type II C-terminal cupin domain — MAQNDNNTQSNINELSPHSGTRYWGEVEVIEEGETYRISRLEIKPRHGIKPQIHYHRNEHWVVVSGVAKVTCGDAEILLNRNESTYVPAATLHKVENPGQIPLIILEIQNGEYLGEDDTERPYDLNLLKP, encoded by the coding sequence ATGGCTCAGAATGACAATAATACTCAGTCAAATATCAACGAATTGTCTCCACATTCAGGTACACGATACTGGGGTGAAGTAGAGGTGATCGAGGAGGGAGAAACCTATAGAATTAGTCGTCTTGAAATTAAGCCCAGGCACGGAATTAAACCACAAATTCATTATCACCGCAATGAACATTGGGTTGTAGTCTCTGGTGTAGCCAAGGTAACTTGTGGCGATGCAGAAATATTACTGAATCGAAACGAATCAACTTATGTTCCCGCAGCAACTCTACATAAGGTAGAAAATCCTGGACAGATTCCGTTAATTATTCTGGAAATTCAAAATGGTGAATATTTGGGCGAAGATGATACGGAACGCCCCTATGATTTAAATTTGCTCAAACCGTAG
- a CDS encoding PQQ-dependent sugar dehydrogenase: MKVFARFLLPVFLLTLVAGCNQTRASSDNPTPQKPVPSAQLTQNPTQPKNIVRTEALSPSPIRINLKNLPAPFATESASKRPEVVPIPQNPVLRVPPGFRVNVFAESLDAPRWLALTPSGDVLVTETGQNRIRLLRDSNGDGVADVQETFASRDNGLNRPFGMAFAGNSFFLGNTDAVLRFPYTKGQNKITDKAEKIADLPAQGYNNHWTRNVVVSPDRNKLYVSVGSGTNVDEEPLPRASVQVMNLDGSQQQTFASGLRNPVGLDFHPVTKELYATINERDGIGDELVPDYLTRVKQGAFYGWPYAYLTPNNLDPRQKTDGKSKRPDLAARTQTPDVLFQAHSAALGLQFYDGKTFPEKYRNGAFVAFRGSWNRDRGTGYKIVFVPFDAKGRSLGYYEDFLTGFLLNPSVPTTWGRPVGLLVLPDGSLLLTEEANNRIYRIQYTGSK; the protein is encoded by the coding sequence ATGAAAGTCTTTGCGCGTTTCTTGCTGCCAGTTTTTTTATTGACCTTGGTAGCAGGCTGTAACCAGACTCGCGCTTCCTCAGATAATCCCACACCACAAAAACCTGTACCTTCTGCTCAACTTACACAGAATCCTACACAGCCAAAAAATATTGTCCGAACTGAAGCACTTTCACCTAGTCCCATCCGCATCAATCTGAAGAATTTACCAGCACCCTTCGCAACAGAAAGTGCCTCTAAGCGACCTGAGGTTGTGCCTATTCCCCAAAATCCGGTGCTGCGTGTACCACCAGGCTTTAGGGTTAACGTCTTTGCAGAAAGTTTAGATGCTCCACGCTGGTTAGCTTTAACCCCCAGTGGTGATGTCTTGGTGACTGAAACCGGGCAAAACCGCATTCGTCTGTTACGTGATAGCAATGGTGATGGCGTAGCCGACGTTCAAGAAACCTTTGCTAGTAGGGACAACGGACTCAATAGACCTTTTGGTATGGCTTTTGCTGGTAATTCCTTTTTTCTGGGGAACACAGATGCTGTACTACGTTTTCCCTATACCAAAGGCCAAAATAAAATTACAGACAAGGCAGAAAAAATCGCCGACTTGCCTGCTCAAGGTTATAACAACCATTGGACGCGCAATGTTGTTGTCTCGCCCGATCGCAATAAATTATATGTTTCTGTTGGTTCAGGAACCAATGTCGATGAAGAACCTCTACCACGGGCTTCAGTACAGGTGATGAATTTAGATGGTTCCCAGCAGCAAACTTTTGCTTCCGGCTTGCGTAATCCTGTTGGTTTAGACTTTCATCCTGTCACTAAGGAACTTTACGCCACTATCAACGAACGCGATGGAATCGGTGATGAGTTGGTTCCAGATTATCTGACACGCGTTAAGCAGGGGGCATTTTACGGCTGGCCTTATGCTTATTTGACACCAAACAACTTAGATCCGCGCCAAAAGACAGATGGCAAAAGTAAACGCCCCGACTTAGCAGCCCGTACCCAAACGCCAGATGTGCTGTTCCAGGCGCACTCAGCAGCATTGGGTTTGCAGTTTTATGATGGGAAAACGTTTCCAGAAAAATACCGGAACGGTGCTTTTGTTGCTTTTCGTGGTTCTTGGAACCGCGATCGCGGCACTGGTTATAAAATTGTATTTGTTCCCTTCGATGCTAAAGGGCGATCGCTTGGCTACTACGAAGACTTTCTCACAGGATTTTTGCTAAATCCTTCTGTACCAACCACTTGGGGACGACCTGTAGGTTTACTCGTGTTACCAGATGGCAGTCTACTATTAACAGAAGAAGCCAATAATCGGATTTATCGGATTCAGTATACGGGGAGTAAATAA
- a CDS encoding EAL domain-containing response regulator, with amino-acid sequence MPKILIIEDEEAVRENILDLLEAEDFETIAAANGRIGIHLAISEVPDLILCDMMMPQLDGYGVLTALRQDPSTATVPFIFLTAKSAKSDFRQGMNMGADDYITKPFTRAELLSAIMNRLEKHATLKRYLSPQTVINKLSPKMQLLEISLHRAIKQHDFEEFKIYYQPIVDIASGKIVAAESLLRWQSPELGLVYPTEFIPLAESTGLIVPLGKWVLKKVCKQIKSWRDVGIYPLILAVNVSAIEFNQPGLIEKIVKFIDINGLEPHYLELELTESMIMQDVNSAIATMNQLRSLGVKIALDDFGTGYSSLIYLKNFPINTLKIDRYFIHNVANDPQKSAITKALIQMAHNLNLHVVAEGVETEAELDFLRQHNCNSMQGFLFSRPLPAAEFEKFLLTN; translated from the coding sequence ATGCCCAAAATTCTAATAATAGAAGATGAAGAAGCAGTTCGTGAAAACATTTTGGATCTGTTAGAAGCTGAGGATTTTGAAACCATTGCTGCGGCTAATGGCAGAATCGGGATACATTTGGCTATTTCTGAAGTTCCCGATTTAATTCTCTGTGATATGATGATGCCACAACTTGATGGTTATGGCGTACTAACAGCGTTACGTCAAGATCCATCAACGGCAACAGTTCCCTTTATTTTTCTTACTGCAAAATCAGCAAAGTCTGATTTCCGCCAAGGTATGAATATGGGTGCTGATGACTATATAACTAAGCCTTTCACTCGTGCTGAGTTATTAAGTGCCATCATGAATAGATTGGAAAAGCACGCTACTTTAAAAAGGTATTTATCTCCTCAAACTGTAATTAACAAATTGTCTCCAAAGATGCAGCTATTAGAAATTAGCTTACATCGAGCTATCAAACAACATGATTTTGAGGAATTTAAAATTTATTATCAACCAATAGTCGATATTGCTTCTGGAAAAATAGTAGCGGCTGAAAGTTTATTGCGTTGGCAAAGTCCAGAACTTGGGCTGGTTTACCCAACAGAATTTATTCCGTTAGCTGAGTCTACAGGTTTAATTGTTCCGCTTGGCAAATGGGTATTAAAAAAGGTGTGTAAACAAATAAAAAGCTGGCGTGATGTTGGAATTTATCCCCTAATTCTTGCTGTGAATGTGTCAGCAATTGAATTTAATCAGCCAGGTTTGATTGAGAAAATAGTCAAATTTATAGATATTAATGGTTTGGAACCACATTACTTAGAGTTAGAACTCACTGAAAGTATGATTATGCAAGATGTAAATAGTGCGATCGCTACTATGAACCAATTGCGATCGTTGGGTGTAAAAATTGCGCTCGATGATTTTGGTACGGGCTACTCTTCTTTAATTTATCTGAAAAATTTTCCAATTAACACATTAAAAATAGACCGCTACTTTATCCATAATGTTGCTAATGATCCACAAAAATCAGCCATTACTAAGGCATTAATTCAAATGGCTCACAATCTCAATTTACATGTAGTTGCTGAAGGTGTAGAAACAGAAGCAGAACTGGATTTTTTACGCCAACACAACTGTAATTCTATGCAAGGCTTTTTATTCAGTCGTCCATTGCCAGCAGCAGAATTTGAAAAATTTTTATTGACTAATTAA
- the tnpA gene encoding IS200/IS605 family transposase, which translates to MKKSSYEYRHYNHAVGLSVIHLVWIPKRRKKVLVGKIRDRIFEIFSELAIEKDWNIRALEVAPDHIHLFVEIHPTDAIFQVVKAFKGRSSNYLRKEFPELKKLPSLWTNSYFFSTAGNVAADTIERYINDPHHG; encoded by the coding sequence ATGAAAAAAAGCTCTTACGAATATCGACATTACAATCACGCTGTTGGACTAAGCGTGATTCATTTAGTTTGGATACCTAAACGACGGAAGAAGGTACTTGTTGGGAAAATTAGGGATAGAATTTTTGAGATATTTTCAGAACTGGCTATTGAAAAAGACTGGAATATTCGCGCACTAGAAGTCGCACCAGACCACATTCATTTATTTGTAGAGATTCATCCAACTGATGCAATATTTCAAGTAGTCAAAGCATTCAAAGGACGTTCGTCAAATTACTTAAGAAAGGAGTTTCCAGAATTAAAGAAGTTACCATCACTCTGGACTAACAGTTATTTTTTCTCAACTGCTGGAAACGTTGCGGCTGATACTATAGAAAGATATATCAATGATCCTCATCATGGGTGA
- a CDS encoding RNA-guided endonuclease InsQ/TnpB family protein: MQIRWKFKLQPNIGQQALMSEWLVTLRKHRNYCLAERQRAFETNNQKSDEQVMYQYGAFCDLNSRSEYGSYCPLTCPVVKHGVMSAELTKSSKKHGLAWGNASDIQSKRTTELRAESEWYGRVNSDVLQGNLAKLDTAYNGFFQHKRGFPAFRKTSNFKSFQFKPGQAKLTVNCTSKKKRCYSHVYLPGIGSMRYLDSRTIPTDADIRTVTVIKEADGWYMSVLLKEPKALPEVPDIKTVPSAVGIDVGINKLISLTDGSFVENPKFGTNKKTRRQLRIRQRRINRKVKGSKNRKKAGIIVAKLHKKIADKRNDHQWFAANKVVGTAAAIVQEDLNVKAMKSRCKPKREKGRFMANGQSAKRGLNRSISDVSWGELFSKIAWLALKAGKPVLAINPKFTSQECSVCHHVSKANRDGEKFICESCGHIDHADTQASRTILHRANLEFVSIRRKNLSGDSRKVTLVRDDSAIRGKRDQGKNRTSKACTERSRSVIPEKRILFEQLSLQLFD; the protein is encoded by the coding sequence GTGCAAATACGCTGGAAGTTCAAGCTACAACCGAATATTGGGCAACAAGCCCTAATGTCCGAGTGGCTTGTTACTCTACGCAAACATAGGAATTATTGTTTAGCAGAACGTCAGCGTGCTTTTGAAACGAATAATCAGAAGTCAGACGAACAAGTGATGTACCAATATGGTGCATTTTGTGATTTAAATAGTCGGTCTGAATACGGTTCTTATTGTCCTTTGACTTGTCCTGTTGTGAAACATGGGGTAATGTCTGCTGAATTAACAAAAAGCAGCAAAAAACATGGTCTAGCTTGGGGTAACGCATCTGATATTCAAAGCAAGAGGACAACTGAATTACGCGCTGAGTCTGAATGGTATGGTCGGGTTAATTCAGATGTTTTGCAAGGCAATTTAGCTAAACTAGATACTGCTTACAATGGATTTTTCCAGCACAAGAGAGGATTCCCCGCGTTTCGCAAAACATCTAATTTCAAAAGCTTTCAATTTAAACCAGGGCAAGCAAAGTTAACAGTTAACTGCACATCTAAGAAAAAGCGTTGTTACTCTCATGTTTACCTCCCTGGAATTGGGAGTATGCGATATTTGGATAGTCGCACTATCCCAACGGATGCTGACATTAGAACCGTAACAGTAATTAAAGAAGCTGACGGATGGTATATGAGTGTATTGCTCAAAGAGCCAAAAGCGTTACCAGAAGTCCCAGATATTAAAACCGTACCCTCAGCAGTAGGTATTGACGTAGGGATTAATAAATTAATTTCTCTCACTGATGGTTCGTTTGTTGAAAATCCTAAGTTTGGAACTAACAAGAAAACTCGCCGTCAATTAAGAATTAGGCAGCGCCGAATTAATCGTAAAGTTAAGGGTTCTAAGAATCGTAAAAAAGCTGGCATAATAGTTGCCAAGCTGCATAAAAAAATTGCTGACAAACGGAATGATCATCAATGGTTTGCAGCCAATAAAGTTGTTGGCACTGCTGCGGCGATTGTTCAAGAGGATCTAAATGTCAAAGCCATGAAGTCCCGATGCAAACCCAAAAGAGAAAAGGGACGGTTCATGGCTAATGGACAATCTGCAAAACGTGGATTGAACCGTTCTATATCAGATGTTAGTTGGGGGGAGTTATTTTCTAAGATTGCTTGGTTGGCACTGAAAGCTGGTAAGCCAGTATTAGCAATTAATCCTAAGTTCACATCCCAAGAGTGTTCAGTTTGTCATCACGTAAGCAAGGCTAACAGAGATGGTGAGAAGTTTATTTGTGAAAGCTGTGGACATATTGATCATGCGGATACTCAAGCATCTCGTACAATTTTGCATAGAGCTAATTTAGAATTCGTCAGTATAAGACGTAAAAACCTATCGGGGGACTCTCGAAAAGTTACGCTTGTCAGAGATGATTCCGCCATTCGTGGCAAACGGGATCAGGGCAAGAACCGTACATCTAAGGCTTGCACTGAGCGTAGTCGAAGTGTTATTCCTGAAAAGCGGATATTATTCGAGCAGTTGTCTTTACAGTTGTTCGATTAA